Proteins encoded within one genomic window of Citrobacter amalonaticus Y19:
- a CDS encoding helicase HerA-like C-terminal domain-containing protein has product MSSPLLIARTPDTELFLLPGMANRHGLITGATGTGKTVTLQKLAESLSEIGVPVFMADVKGDLTGVAAEGQASEKLLARLKNIGMTDWQPHSNPVVLWDIFGEKGHPVRATVSDLGPLLLARLLNLNEVQSGVLNIIFRIADDQGLLLLDFKDLRAITQYIGDNAKSFQNQYGNISSASVGAIQRGLLTLEQQGATHFFGEPMLDIKDWMRTDATGKGVINILSAEKLYQMPKLYAASLLWMLSELYEQLPEAGDLEKPKLVFFFDEAHLLFNDAPRVLLDKIEQVIRLIRSKGVGVWFVSQNPADIPDNVLGQLGNRVQHALRAFTPKDQKAVKTAAQTMRANPAFDTEKAIQELGTGEALVSFLDAKGSPSVVERAMVIAPCSRMGPVTDDERNGLINHSAVYGKYEDDLDRESAFEMLQKGVQATTEAQSSPATKGKEVAVDDGILGGLKDILFGSTGPRGGKRDGVVQSVAKSAARQVTNQIIRGMLGSLMGGRKR; this is encoded by the coding sequence ATGAGCTCACCCCTGCTGATTGCCCGCACGCCAGACACTGAACTGTTTTTACTCCCCGGTATGGCGAACCGCCACGGACTGATTACCGGGGCGACCGGTACCGGGAAAACCGTCACGCTGCAAAAACTGGCCGAATCGCTGTCGGAAATCGGCGTACCGGTCTTTATGGCCGATGTGAAAGGTGACTTAACGGGCGTCGCCGCCGAGGGACAAGCTTCCGAGAAACTGCTCGCCAGACTGAAAAATATCGGCATGACCGACTGGCAACCCCACAGCAACCCGGTGGTGCTATGGGATATCTTCGGTGAAAAAGGCCATCCGGTTCGCGCCACGGTCTCTGACCTCGGGCCGCTGCTGCTGGCGCGTCTGCTGAATCTCAACGAGGTGCAGTCCGGCGTACTGAACATTATCTTCCGCATTGCCGATGACCAGGGTCTGTTGCTGTTGGATTTCAAAGACCTGCGGGCCATCACGCAATACATCGGCGATAACGCCAAATCCTTCCAGAATCAGTATGGCAACATCAGCAGCGCCTCGGTTGGGGCTATCCAGCGCGGGCTGCTGACGCTTGAACAGCAAGGGGCAACGCACTTCTTTGGCGAGCCGATGCTCGACATCAAAGACTGGATGCGCACCGATGCCACTGGCAAAGGAGTCATCAATATTCTCAGCGCCGAGAAGCTCTACCAGATGCCAAAACTCTACGCCGCCAGCCTGCTGTGGATGCTCTCCGAGCTTTACGAGCAACTGCCGGAAGCCGGCGATCTGGAAAAACCGAAGCTGGTCTTCTTCTTCGATGAAGCGCATCTGCTGTTCAATGACGCCCCGCGGGTGCTGCTGGATAAAATCGAACAGGTGATCCGTCTGATCCGCTCAAAAGGCGTTGGCGTCTGGTTTGTTTCGCAGAACCCGGCGGATATTCCGGATAACGTACTCGGCCAATTGGGCAACCGCGTTCAGCACGCCCTGCGCGCCTTCACGCCGAAAGATCAGAAAGCAGTGAAAACCGCCGCACAGACCATGCGCGCCAATCCGGCGTTTGATACGGAGAAAGCGATTCAGGAACTGGGCACCGGTGAAGCGCTGGTCTCGTTCCTTGATGCGAAAGGCAGCCCGTCGGTAGTCGAACGGGCGATGGTGATCGCCCCGTGCTCACGAATGGGGCCGGTGACGGATGATGAGCGCAACGGACTGATCAACCACTCTGCGGTTTATGGCAAATATGAAGACGACCTGGACCGCGAATCCGCATTTGAAATGCTGCAAAAAGGCGTCCAGGCGACGACCGAAGCGCAAAGTAGCCCGGCGACGAAGGGCAAAGAGGTGGCGGTTGACGACGGGATCCTCGGCGGCCTGAAGGATATTCTCTTCGGCAGCACCGGACCGCGCGGCGGCAAGCGTGATGGCGTGGTGCAGAGCGTCGCGAAAAGCGCAGCGCGCCAGGTCACCAATCAAATCATTCGCGGAATGTTAGGCAGTTTAATGGGCGGCAGAAAGCGTTAA
- a CDS encoding FAD-dependent oxidoreductase: protein MSYPSLFAPLDLGFTQLKNRVLMGSMHTGLEEYPDGAERLAAFYAERARHGVALIVTGGIAPAQSGVGMEGGATLNDARQVPHHRIITDAVHNEGGKIALQILHTGRYSYQPKLVAPSAIQAPINRFTPHALSHEEILQLIEDFAHCAQLAREAGYDGVEVMGSEGYLINEFLALRTNQRDDEWGGDYVRRMRFAVDVVRAVRQRVGNDFIIIYRLSMLDLVENGGTFAETVQLAQAIEAAGATLINTGIGWHEARIPTIATPVPRGAFSWVTRKLKGHVSLPLVTTNRINDPQVADEILARGDADMVSMARPFLADAELLSKAQSGRADEINTCIGCNQACLDQIFVGKVTSCLVNPRACHETKMPVVAATALKNLAVVGAGPAGLAFAINAAARGHHVTLFDTLGEIGGQFTIARQIPGKEEFYETLRYYRRMIDVTGVTLKLNHYAVADDLLAFDEVILASGIEPRRPPIDGIDHPKVLTYLDVLRDKATVGNRVAIVGCGGIGFDTAMYLSQPGEPTSQSIADFCVEWGIDTSLQQAGGLRPEGPHLARSPRQITMLQRKASKPGEGLGKTTGWIHRTTLLSRGVKMIPAVSYQKIDDAGLHVLIGGDARTLEVDNIIICAGQEPRRELAEPLQAAGKTVHVIGGCDVAMELDARRAIAQGTRLALGI, encoded by the coding sequence ATGAGCTATCCGTCGCTGTTCGCCCCGCTTGATCTCGGCTTTACTCAGCTTAAAAACCGCGTGCTGATGGGCTCGATGCACACCGGGCTGGAAGAGTATCCCGATGGGGCTGAACGCCTGGCGGCCTTCTACGCCGAACGCGCCCGGCATGGCGTCGCGCTGATTGTCACCGGCGGCATTGCCCCCGCGCAGTCGGGTGTGGGGATGGAGGGCGGCGCTACGCTCAATGATGCCCGGCAGGTGCCACATCACCGCATCATTACCGATGCTGTTCACAACGAAGGCGGGAAAATAGCGCTACAGATCCTGCACACCGGGCGCTACAGCTATCAGCCGAAACTGGTGGCCCCGTCAGCGATTCAGGCCCCTATCAACCGATTTACCCCGCACGCCCTGAGCCACGAAGAAATTCTGCAACTGATTGAGGACTTCGCCCACTGTGCCCAACTGGCGCGGGAAGCGGGCTACGACGGCGTGGAGGTAATGGGTTCAGAAGGCTATTTGATTAACGAGTTTCTCGCCCTGCGCACCAACCAGCGCGACGATGAATGGGGCGGTGATTATGTCAGGCGTATGCGCTTTGCCGTTGACGTCGTGCGCGCCGTGCGTCAGCGAGTGGGGAACGACTTTATTATTATCTACCGCCTGTCGATGCTCGATCTGGTGGAAAATGGCGGCACCTTTGCAGAAACCGTGCAACTGGCACAGGCCATCGAAGCCGCAGGCGCGACCCTTATCAACACCGGAATTGGCTGGCACGAAGCGCGCATTCCCACCATCGCCACGCCGGTGCCGCGCGGTGCCTTTAGTTGGGTCACCCGTAAACTGAAAGGCCACGTTTCGCTGCCGCTGGTCACCACTAACCGCATTAACGATCCGCAGGTTGCCGACGAGATTCTGGCGCGCGGTGATGCCGACATGGTGTCGATGGCGCGCCCGTTCCTCGCGGATGCTGAACTGTTATCGAAAGCACAATCGGGGCGTGCCGATGAGATTAATACCTGCATCGGCTGTAATCAGGCGTGTCTGGATCAGATCTTCGTAGGTAAAGTGACCTCATGCCTGGTGAATCCCCGCGCCTGTCATGAAACCAAAATGCCCGTTGTTGCAGCTACTGCGCTTAAAAATCTGGCCGTCGTCGGTGCGGGTCCGGCGGGCCTTGCCTTTGCCATCAATGCGGCGGCACGTGGCCATCATGTCACCCTGTTTGATACGCTGGGCGAGATCGGCGGACAGTTTACTATCGCCAGACAGATCCCCGGTAAAGAGGAGTTTTATGAAACGCTCCGCTATTACCGCCGGATGATCGACGTCACTGGTGTGACCCTGAAACTGAATCATTATGCGGTGGCTGACGATCTGCTGGCATTCGATGAGGTGATCCTCGCCAGCGGGATCGAGCCGCGCAGGCCACCGATCGACGGCATCGATCATCCGAAAGTCTTAACCTATCTCGACGTGCTGCGTGACAAAGCCACTGTCGGTAACCGGGTGGCAATTGTGGGCTGCGGCGGGATTGGCTTTGATACCGCAATGTATCTGAGCCAGCCCGGTGAACCGACCAGCCAGAGCATTGCCGATTTCTGTGTGGAATGGGGTATCGACACCAGCCTGCAACAGGCCGGTGGATTGCGCCCGGAAGGCCCGCATCTGGCTCGCAGCCCACGCCAGATTACGATGCTTCAGCGTAAAGCCAGCAAACCCGGAGAGGGGCTGGGGAAAACCACCGGCTGGATCCATCGCACTACGCTGCTTTCACGCGGCGTGAAGATGATCCCGGCAGTCAGCTATCAGAAGATCGACGATGCTGGCCTGCACGTGTTGATCGGTGGCGATGCGCGAACGCTGGAGGTCGATAACATCATTATTTGTGCCGGTCAGGAGCCACGCCGTGAACTGGCCGAACCGCTGCAGGCGGCGGGAAAAACCGTGCACGTCATCGGCGGTTGTGATGTGGCGATGGAACTGGATGCTCGCCGGGCCATTGCCCAGGGCACCCGTCTGGCGCTGGGAATTTAA